The following DNA comes from Croceicoccus sp. YJ47.
CCGCGCGTTCTATCTCCGCCCGGTCTCGCGGGGCGGCTTCGCGCAGCATGTTTTCAATGGCATCATGGGAAAGCGAACCGTGGACGCCGTCGCTGGTGAGAACGAACAGGTCGTCCGCGCGCATCGGTTCCTGCCGATAATCGACGCGGACGTTCGCATCGAGACCCAGTGCCCGCGTCAGGACATCGGTCTCACCAAGATAGGGCGCGGTATGATCTTCGCTCAGCAGGGTGAGCCGTAGCCGCCCCTGAGGCGATAGCAGCGCGTGTCCCCGACATGCACGATATGCGCGGTGGTCGAACGCGCCACAATGGCGGTGAAGGTCGTTGCGAAGCCTTCGCTGTCGGCATTGCCGGAGCGGTTCTGCGAATGGAACCAGCTGCTGAGTGACGCGAGCAGGCGGGCGGCGCAATTCTGAACCGTCCAGCTTTCCGGCGCGTCATAATAATCGCGCGTGAATTGCAGGACGGCGAGCTGCGCCGCGCGATCGGCGTTGCGCGCGCTCGACAGGCCGTCCGCAATACAGGCGACAATACCCTTGAAGTGCCGCTGCGCAGCCCCGTCCGGCACTTTTCCGGCGATCGCGTCGTCGTTGCGCAGCTTCGAACCGGCGGCACTGTAACCGCCGATGACGGCACGCAAAGTCTGCGAGGGGAACTGGTCCGGCATTGCCGACAGGTCTGTGCTGGCCAAACTCCGTTCCCTCTCGCAATCGTTACATCATCCGCGAAACGTCACACGGCCTGCGGTTCGCCCACGGTTCGCCCGACCTGGATCATGGTCACCGTCCCGTGTTCGTCAATCTCGGCAATCTCACCGGTCGGTTCTTCCAGAAAGAGAAGCGCGATGAAACCGACAACCGCGGTGCCGGCGATGACGAAGAAGAAGGTCGAGGCGTCCACCACCGAATAGACGATAAGATAGATGACCGCGCCCACATTGCCGTATGCGCCCGTCATGCCCGCGATCTGCCCGGTCAGCGAACGCCTGATGAGCGGAACCACCGCGAACACCGCGCCCTCGCCCGCCTGCACGAAGAAAGAGCAGGCCATGGCAGCAACGACCGCCAGCCATAGCGGCCAGGCCGCATCGATGATGCCCATCAAGGCATAGCCGATCGCAAGGCCCCCGGTCAGGATCAGCAGCACGGATTTGCGGCCGAACCGGTCGGACAACAGGCCGCCGCCGGGGCGCGACATCAAATTCATGAACGCATAGGCCGATGCGACCATCCCCGCGACCACCGCCGACAGGGCGAACGTGTCGGCGAAGAACAGCGGAAGCATCGAGACAACGGCAAGCTCCGACCCGAAGGTCGCGAAATAGAGGACGTTGAGGATCGCCACCTGCTTGAACTTGTACCGCTGAAATTCCGGAACCTCCGCAGTGAAGAGGCTGCTGTTGGCGCGGATGGCCAGGATCGCGTCATACGCATACAGCATGGCGAGGCCGATATAGACGGCGAGTGCGGTGCTGTCGCTGAAGATGCCGACATTGGTCAGGCGCCATGCCGTCGCGCCGAGGGCGAGGTAGAGCGGGATTTTCATCACCAGCAGCAGCCACAGATCGCCTTGCGACGTCACTTCCATCGCGGTGGCATTGCGCGGCTTGAAGTATTTCGACCCCTCCGGCACGTCCCGCACGCTGAAATAATAGATGAAACCGTAGACCATCGCCATCGCGCCGGTCAGGCCGATCGCCCAGCGCCATCCGTCCTCGCCCCCGAACAGCAGGGCGATGGTGGGCAGGGTAAAGGCCGCGGCGGCAGAACCGAAATTGCCCCATCCGCCATAAATGCCCTCTGCGGTCCCCAGCTCGTTGGCAGGAAACCATTCGGAAACCATTCGGATGCCGATGACGAAGCCCGCGCCGATGAAGCCGAGCGCGAAACGCGCCACGGCAAGCTGAACGAAAGTTTCGGCGAGCGCAAAGGCGAAGCACGGTATCGCCGCGGCGACCAGCAGCGCCGAATAGACCTTTCGCGGGCCGTAGAAATCGGTGAGCATTCCGATCACGATGCGCGCGGGTATGGTAAGCGCGACATTGAGGATCAGGAGCGTGGTCACCTGATCCTTGGTCAGGTCGAAAGTCTCCTGGATCGCCTGAAGCATCGGCGCGAGGTTGAACCAGACGACGAACGTCAGGAAGAACGCGAACCAGGTAAAATGCAGCGTGCGCATCTTGCCTGTGAATGAAAACAGATTGAACGATGTCGACATGATTGGCCCTCCTCAGTCAGAACGAAATTTCGGCTTGCAGCCAGACTTTGCGGGTATCGACGGCAAAAGCGTCGGCACGGTAATCGGCGTATTTCGCCAGCAGCGCGACGGCGCCCAGTTTTACGCCGAGCGAAGCATCGAATTCGGAGCCGTAGTCGATACCGCCCAAATCGCTTTCGAACCGATGGTATGTAAGCGCGGCCCTCACGCCCGGAACCGGCAGGATCCCGTCAAAATCGTATGATAGCGTTCCATGGTAGTCGCGAATGCCGTTCGCGGGTGTGACGAGGAAGATATCCGCCCATCCCTGAAACGCGTGGAGCGTGGCCATCGGCGTCTGGAATGCGGCGATCCCCCCGTCGCTTCCCAATTCCTCGTAAGCGGCAACCACGCCGACACCCGCAATCTTCGCGCCCAGCCTGACATTGTAGAATTCGGCCGTAGTAAGCGACGGGGTTCGCGCCATAATCCGACTGGCTGGCAAATCTCCCTTCGGCTGAAAGATCGAGGCCGGAGAGGGACATCTTGCCGGCGACCCGCAATCCGTAGGTCTGGCTGGAAAAGACCGGGCG
Coding sequences within:
- a CDS encoding NarK family nitrate/nitrite MFS transporter yields the protein MSTSFNLFSFTGKMRTLHFTWFAFFLTFVVWFNLAPMLQAIQETFDLTKDQVTTLLILNVALTIPARIVIGMLTDFYGPRKVYSALLVAAAIPCFAFALAETFVQLAVARFALGFIGAGFVIGIRMVSEWFPANELGTAEGIYGGWGNFGSAAAAFTLPTIALLFGGEDGWRWAIGLTGAMAMVYGFIYYFSVRDVPEGSKYFKPRNATAMEVTSQGDLWLLLVMKIPLYLALGATAWRLTNVGIFSDSTALAVYIGLAMLYAYDAILAIRANSSLFTAEVPEFQRYKFKQVAILNVLYFATFGSELAVVSMLPLFFADTFALSAVVAGMVASAYAFMNLMSRPGGGLLSDRFGRKSVLLILTGGLAIGYALMGIIDAAWPLWLAVVAAMACSFFVQAGEGAVFAVVPLIRRSLTGQIAGMTGAYGNVGAVIYLIVYSVVDASTFFFVIAGTAVVGFIALLFLEEPTGEIAEIDEHGTVTMIQVGRTVGEPQAV
- a CDS encoding PP2C family serine/threonine-protein phosphatase, coding for MASTDLSAMPDQFPSQTLRAVIGGYSAAGSKLRNDDAIAGKVPDGAAQRHFKGIVACIADGLSSARNADRAAQLAVLQFTRDYYDAPESWTVQNCAARLLASLSSWFHSQNRSGNADSEGFATTFTAIVARSTTAHIVHVGDTRCYRLRGGYGSPC